A window of the Jeotgalibacillus aurantiacus genome harbors these coding sequences:
- a CDS encoding SLC13 family permease — MDTVKRLWERSWDSHDRIKELLLFRMNMNPGGPKSDDPDRMAKASGKLTGTFRQPSPEGRDYSAKQKVGLFLGPALFIILLLFFRAEGLSAEALGVLAATVWIATWWITEAIPIPATSLLPIILFPLVAGVGVGDVTPSYGDPLVFLFLGGFIIALALERWNLHKRIALGIISFVGTSTSGIMLGFMAATGFLSMWISNTATAMMMVPIGTAIIFQMSSLIDDGSVKDAEHQKSLFAKGLMIAIAFSASIGGIATIIGTPPNTILAAQLRAIYGIDLSFAQWMLFGVPFAVIMILFAWVYLVKFAFPMTLKNIPGGKEVIKREREALGKMSADEKMVAVVFSATALSWILRSFVLQEYISPAIDDTMIAIAGALVLFLIPSFQYQGVKLMNWDTAKNVPWGILLLFGGGLAIAGGFGSSGLDVWIGERLTVLDGVQFIVIITVVSLVVVFLTEITSNTASATMLMPIMAALALAVDVHPFAVMVPAAVAASCAFMLPVATPPNAVVFGSGYLKMMDMVKAGLWMNLFATIALVGFVTLLLPLVFGIDLTSFPDSLR, encoded by the coding sequence TTGGATACGGTTAAGAGATTGTGGGAAAGGTCATGGGATAGTCATGACCGGATTAAAGAACTGCTTTTATTTAGAATGAATATGAACCCGGGTGGTCCGAAAAGTGATGATCCGGATCGTATGGCGAAGGCGTCAGGTAAGCTGACTGGTACCTTTAGACAGCCATCACCTGAGGGAAGGGATTATTCAGCGAAACAGAAAGTCGGTCTATTTCTTGGACCTGCCTTGTTTATTATTTTGTTGCTGTTTTTCCGGGCGGAAGGGTTATCAGCTGAAGCACTTGGTGTTCTGGCCGCAACAGTATGGATCGCGACTTGGTGGATCACAGAAGCGATTCCCATTCCGGCAACGTCATTGCTGCCGATTATTCTGTTTCCGCTGGTCGCGGGTGTTGGTGTTGGTGATGTAACCCCAAGCTATGGAGATCCGCTTGTATTTTTATTCCTTGGTGGATTTATTATTGCTTTGGCTCTGGAGCGTTGGAATCTGCATAAACGAATTGCGCTCGGCATTATCTCATTTGTCGGGACAAGCACAAGCGGCATCATGCTTGGCTTCATGGCTGCAACAGGCTTTTTGTCTATGTGGATTTCAAACACGGCAACAGCGATGATGATGGTGCCGATTGGAACGGCCATCATTTTTCAAATGTCATCCCTAATTGATGATGGTTCTGTGAAGGATGCAGAACATCAAAAAAGCCTTTTTGCTAAAGGACTTATGATCGCAATTGCTTTTTCCGCTTCGATCGGGGGAATTGCAACCATAATCGGAACGCCGCCAAATACGATCCTGGCAGCCCAGCTCCGTGCCATTTACGGCATTGACCTGTCATTTGCCCAGTGGATGCTGTTTGGGGTTCCATTTGCCGTCATTATGATTTTGTTTGCATGGGTGTATTTAGTGAAATTTGCTTTCCCAATGACGCTGAAGAACATTCCTGGTGGAAAAGAAGTCATTAAAAGAGAGCGTGAAGCACTGGGGAAAATGAGTGCGGATGAAAAGATGGTCGCGGTTGTGTTCAGTGCGACTGCCCTTTCGTGGATCTTACGTTCGTTTGTGTTACAGGAGTACATCAGTCCGGCGATTGATGATACGATGATCGCCATTGCCGGAGCCCTTGTCCTGTTTTTAATTCCTTCTTTTCAATATCAGGGAGTCAAACTGATGAACTGGGATACCGCCAAAAATGTACCGTGGGGCATTCTGCTGTTATTCGGGGGAGGTCTAGCGATTGCAGGCGGATTCGGTTCATCAGGTCTGGATGTGTGGATCGGGGAACGCTTAACGGTCCTTGATGGCGTCCAGTTTATTGTGATTATTACTGTTGTATCGCTGGTTGTTGTATTCTTAACTGAAATTACGTCCAACACGGCTTCTGCCACGATGCTGATGCCGATTATGGCTGCATTGGCGCTCGCTGTTGATGTGCATCCATTTGCCGTCATGGTTCCAGCTGCCGTTGCCGCATCATGTGCATTTATGCTGCCAGTAGCCACGCCGCCAAATGCCGTGGTGTTTGGATCAGGCTATTTGAAGATGATGGATATGGTCAAAGCCGGGTTATGGATGAATCTTTTCGCGACAATCGCACTCGTTGGCTTTGTAACACTGCTGCTTCCGCTAGTGTTTGGCATAGATCTTACGTCGTTCCCGGATTCGTTGAGGTAG
- a CDS encoding sodium:solute symporter family transporter yields MQWQLSNPVMGIIVVVATFVMFYAVSYISNRKSASAQELYVGKSNVGPITNGLAMASTYMSLATFLGITALILNLQAPFILLWIQLILAIPLITIIYGTSLRRMGAFSPTHFIRNRYGVKASIIAALFMILVSIMYALGQMIGIAVTFETLLGIPYMTGLIVGGLIIVGYVTIGGMAGATNNAAIQMVIMALMFIVPLAAIMKAVGGNGWYFPPLLYADMVPAMLEAVPTFFDYQFSPKWYFAIIPALTIGALGLPHLAMRVYTASSLKSARSAMVWFAFILGLVFSATYAMGFVGVFATATQGLEVSAADADKLTIILNLVYNPEWVTALVIAGAISAGLSTLSGNLLAIGALLSQDIVATLKPNISQKASLRLGYIAIFVGGVISIILAIEPPAFLVVSILWAFGLAGVTNAPLIIVGVWWKEANKYGAMAAAVVGGAIYIIVSPFVFPNIVLTGHSVTDGMGISGALLAVPVSFILLIVVSYITNRIPSLENRLTKKQDSELIEQIHGWKDVQPYRYNSKIGAGVTVVVCFAVAVWALMPWGM; encoded by the coding sequence ATGCAATGGCAGCTATCTAATCCAGTCATGGGTATTATCGTTGTAGTGGCAACGTTCGTCATGTTTTATGCGGTCAGTTACATATCAAACAGAAAAAGCGCGTCTGCTCAGGAATTGTACGTTGGTAAATCCAATGTAGGGCCGATTACAAACGGGCTTGCAATGGCTTCAACGTATATGAGTTTAGCTACGTTCTTAGGCATTACTGCACTTATCTTAAATCTTCAGGCACCATTTATTTTATTGTGGATTCAGCTGATCCTGGCGATTCCGCTGATTACGATTATTTATGGAACGAGTCTCCGCCGGATGGGCGCTTTTTCGCCAACGCATTTCATCCGTAATCGTTATGGTGTAAAGGCGTCAATTATTGCCGCGTTGTTCATGATTCTTGTGTCGATCATGTATGCGCTTGGTCAGATGATTGGGATTGCGGTGACGTTTGAGACGCTGCTTGGTATTCCGTATATGACGGGTCTGATTGTCGGTGGATTGATTATTGTCGGTTACGTGACCATTGGGGGAATGGCCGGAGCGACGAATAATGCAGCGATTCAGATGGTGATCATGGCGCTGATGTTTATCGTTCCGCTTGCTGCGATTATGAAGGCTGTTGGTGGTAACGGATGGTATTTCCCGCCGCTACTGTATGCGGATATGGTGCCGGCAATGCTTGAAGCCGTGCCGACGTTTTTTGACTATCAATTTTCACCTAAATGGTACTTTGCCATTATTCCGGCACTGACAATCGGTGCGCTTGGGCTGCCTCACCTGGCAATGCGTGTTTACACGGCTTCAAGTCTGAAAAGTGCGCGCTCTGCGATGGTCTGGTTTGCATTTATTCTTGGACTTGTATTCTCAGCGACTTACGCGATGGGCTTTGTTGGTGTTTTTGCAACAGCCACGCAGGGACTTGAGGTGTCAGCTGCGGATGCGGATAAGCTGACGATTATTTTAAATCTTGTGTATAACCCTGAGTGGGTGACGGCACTTGTGATTGCAGGTGCGATTTCTGCCGGGTTATCTACGCTCAGCGGAAACCTGCTTGCGATTGGCGCTCTTCTTTCTCAGGATATCGTGGCTACGTTAAAGCCGAATATTTCTCAGAAAGCGAGTCTTCGTTTAGGCTATATCGCGATTTTTGTTGGCGGTGTGATCAGTATTATTTTAGCGATTGAACCTCCGGCATTTCTTGTTGTCAGTATTTTGTGGGCGTTTGGTCTTGCCGGTGTAACGAATGCACCGCTGATCATTGTGGGTGTATGGTGGAAGGAAGCGAATAAGTATGGGGCGATGGCTGCTGCTGTAGTGGGTGGTGCCATTTACATTATCGTATCGCCGTTTGTCTTCCCGAATATCGTGCTGACAGGCCACAGCGTCACGGATGGAATGGGGATTTCAGGTGCCCTGCTTGCGGTTCCGGTCAGCTTCATTCTGCTGATTGTCGTGTCTTATATCACGAATCGTATTCCGTCGCTTGAAAACCGTTTAACGAAAAAGCAGGACAGCGAGCTGATCGAACAGATTCATGGCTGGAAGGATGTTCAGCCTTACCGTTATAACAGCAAAATCGGTGCAGGTGTCACTGTAGTGGTGTGCTTTGCGGTTGCGGTGTGGGCATTGATGCCTTGGGGTATGTAA
- a CDS encoding glycerol-3-phosphate acyltransferase, which yields MTILMAVVIPYLLGCINGAYYLTKWLKKQDIRELESGNAGATNAGRVMGKTGFLLTLLIDAVKTWLALWLVTVWFDGLLWPQVVAIAFVLLGHLYPAHLQFRGGKGIVVFLAGACWLQPLILAVLAGTMVVVYGLSRRYTISGFIAMAAVLGFLFYVFGVSVVSLGMSGMFIYMLLVYNK from the coding sequence ATGACAATTTTAATGGCAGTTGTGATTCCTTATTTGTTGGGGTGCATCAATGGCGCGTATTATTTAACAAAATGGTTGAAAAAGCAGGATATCCGGGAGCTTGAAAGTGGTAATGCGGGCGCGACGAATGCCGGGAGAGTGATGGGGAAGACGGGGTTTCTGTTGACCTTATTGATTGATGCGGTGAAAACGTGGCTGGCATTATGGCTGGTTACGGTCTGGTTTGACGGGCTGCTGTGGCCGCAGGTTGTGGCAATTGCTTTCGTATTATTAGGTCACCTATACCCTGCCCACCTGCAATTCAGAGGCGGTAAAGGCATCGTTGTCTTTCTGGCAGGGGCATGTTGGCTTCAACCGCTCATTCTGGCTGTTCTGGCAGGCACGATGGTCGTCGTCTATGGATTGTCCCGACGCTACACCATCTCAGGTTTCATCGCCATGGCCGCAGTGCTTGGTTTCCTGTTTTACGTTTTCGGTGTATCAGTCGTATCACTCGGCATGAGCGGCATGTTTATTTATATGCTGCTCGTTTATAACAAGTAG